One segment of Acidimicrobiia bacterium DNA contains the following:
- the pilO gene encoding type 4a pilus biogenesis protein PilO, whose amino-acid sequence MLFITAAWWMFLVSPRNSRIAELGDELVVAQDTEQRLRVQVRQLEEIRDREVEYLAALGQLESLIPERPLLDEFIEAIFALTNDTGVELQTLSPSLPAVAGDDSDSDLREIAISAQIEGEFFEILGFLFGLNEMDRLVRVDGISASSSVNESGVTVLAVGVQMRLFTLADLLPPLEDIVIPGDGGASTTTTTLAGDAEAGGEVDP is encoded by the coding sequence ATGCTTTTCATCACAGCGGCGTGGTGGATGTTCCTCGTCAGCCCGCGTAACAGCCGCATCGCCGAACTGGGGGACGAGTTGGTGGTCGCCCAGGACACGGAACAACGCCTGCGGGTACAGGTCCGGCAGCTCGAGGAGATCAGGGACCGCGAGGTCGAGTATCTCGCTGCCCTCGGTCAGCTCGAATCACTCATCCCTGAGCGTCCGCTGCTCGACGAGTTCATCGAGGCGATCTTTGCCTTGACAAACGATACCGGGGTGGAGCTCCAGACTCTCTCCCCGTCGCTGCCGGCGGTCGCGGGCGACGACTCGGATTCGGATCTGCGTGAGATCGCCATTTCCGCCCAGATAGAGGGTGAGTTTTTCGAGATCCTGGGATTCCTGTTCGGGTTGAACGAGATGGATCGGCTGGTGCGAGTCGATGGAATATCGGCATCGTCATCGGTCAATGAGTCCGGGGTCACCGTGTTGGCGGTGGGCGTCCAGATGAGACTCTTCACCCTTGCCGATCTGCTGCCACCTCTCGAGGACATCGTGATTCCCGGCGATGGCGGTGCGAGCACCACCACGACCACCCTGGCGGGCGATGCCGAGGCCGGCGGGGAGGTGGACCCGTGA